A part of Aquila chrysaetos chrysaetos chromosome 14, bAquChr1.4, whole genome shotgun sequence genomic DNA contains:
- the SLC10A2 gene encoding ileal sodium/bile acid cotransporter: protein MQTYLLSQQFDTGSLAENSTACPANATICKGTSCVLPEDNFNETLSIILSTVLTIMLALVMFSMGCNVEVKKFWGHIKKPWGIFVGFLCQFGIMPLTAFLLSLVFNVLPIQAVVVLIMGCCPGGTASNVIAYWVDGDMDLSVSMTTCSTLFAMGMMPLCLFVYTKIWTDSSAIVLPYDSIGISLVALIIPVSFGIYVNHRWPSKAKIILKIGSIVGAILIVLIAVVGGILYKGSWTISPKLWIIGTIFPAAGYSLGFFLARVAGLSWHRCRTVSLETGMQNTQLCSTIVQLSFTPEQLELMFTFPLIYSIFQLLFALLILGGYRIYRRHRVKTKTDVEKTEEKEDSKSTSSHAKINGGFVSNETK from the exons atgcagacaTACCTTCTTTCCCAGCAATTTGACACTGGGTCTTTGGCAGAAAACTCCACAGCTTGTCCAGCAAATGCTACTATTTGCAAAGGCACATCTTGTGTGTTACCAGaagataattttaatgaaactttgAGCATAATTTTAAGTACTGTTCTAACAATTATGCTGGCTTTGGTGATGTTCTCCATGGGTTGTAATGTGGAAGTTAAGAAATTCTGGGGccacataaaaaaaccctgggGCATTTTTGTGGGTTTCCTTTGCCAGTTTGGAATTATGCCTCTCACAGCCTTCTTGCTGTCCTTGGTATTTAACGTGCTTCCTATTCAAGCTGTCGTGGTGCTGATCATGGGATGCTGTCCGGGGGGCACAGCCTCCAATGTCATTGCCTACTGGGTGGATGGAGACATGGACCTAAG CGTCAGCATGACAACTTGCTCCACGCTGTTTGCAATGGGAATGATGCCACTTTGCCTCTTTGTTTACACCAAGATATGGACTGATTCTAGTGCAATTGTGCTCCCCTACGACAGCATTG gaaTTTCACTGGTAGCTCTTATAATTCCTGTTTCGTTTGGAATATATGTTAACCACAGATGGCCTAGTAAAGCAAAAATCATACTTAAG ATCGGTTCCATTGTGGGAGCGATCCTCATCGTGCTCATTGCTGTCGTTGGGGGAATACTCTACAAAGGCTCCTGGACTATCTCGCCCAAATTATGGATCATTGGCACTATATTTCCAGCAGCTGGCTATTCTCTGGGATTCTTTCTGGCCCGTGTAGCTGGTCTGTCTTGGCACAG ATGTCGTACAGTGTCTCTGGAAACAGGCATGCAAAACACTCAGCTATGTTCAACTATAGTACAGCTCTCattcactcctgaacaacttGAACTGATGTTTACTTTCCCACTCATCTACAGCATTTTCCAGCTGTTGTTTGCACTACTAATTTTAGGAG GCTACCGCATTTACAGAAGACACCGGGTCAAAACAAAGACAGATGttgagaaaacagaggaaaaagaggattCAAAATCAACGTCATCACATGCTAAAATAAATGGAGGATTTGTATCAAATGAGACCAAATAG